A single Streptomyces sannanensis DNA region contains:
- a CDS encoding MFS transporter, giving the protein MTTSQLTAPGQPGTARRQGRPGIALTVIAALQLMVVLDTTIVNIALPHIQEALSFTTTQLSWVVNAYTLAFGGLLLLGGRAGDILGRRRVFITGVLLFTAASLLCGIAQEPWQMLAARALQGVGGAIASPTALALITTTFPEGPERNRAFGIFAAVSASGAAIGLLAGGMLTQWLDWRWVFYVNLPIGILVAVLSPLFINESERHPGRFDITGALTSTAGMASLVYGFIRAADDGWRNGLTLAAFGAAVVLLTAFVLIERRAREPITPLRMFADRNRSGTYLIMMSLSAAMFGMFFFIVLFVQNVLDYDPIESGLAFLPVTVMVVTAAGISSKLLPVFGPKPFLTGATVFTGSGMAWLTAIDPGSTYLGGVLGPMLLFGFGMGLVFVTVTLTAVSGVAQHESGAASSLLNAAQMVGGSLGLSILMTVFGTAGRDEAERQLPSFLAKATPAQQAAFAKTHELPPPWGHRVLAEGIATSFWAGVGLVGLAFLMALFVIKVRKSDLEALSGAAGTPGHGAV; this is encoded by the coding sequence GTGACAACCTCTCAGTTAACCGCTCCAGGACAGCCCGGCACCGCCCGAAGGCAGGGTCGCCCCGGGATCGCCCTCACCGTCATCGCCGCGCTGCAGCTCATGGTGGTCCTGGACACCACGATTGTGAATATCGCGCTCCCTCACATCCAGGAAGCGCTGTCCTTCACCACCACTCAGCTTTCCTGGGTGGTCAACGCCTACACGCTCGCCTTCGGCGGGCTGCTGCTGCTCGGCGGTCGCGCGGGCGACATCCTCGGCCGCAGGCGGGTGTTCATCACGGGCGTGCTGCTCTTCACCGCCGCCTCGCTGCTGTGCGGTATCGCCCAGGAGCCCTGGCAGATGCTTGCCGCCCGGGCGCTGCAGGGCGTCGGCGGCGCCATCGCCTCACCGACCGCGCTGGCCCTCATCACCACCACGTTCCCCGAAGGTCCTGAGCGCAACCGGGCGTTCGGAATCTTCGCCGCGGTCTCCGCCAGCGGCGCCGCCATCGGCCTGCTGGCCGGCGGCATGCTCACCCAGTGGCTGGACTGGCGCTGGGTGTTCTACGTCAATCTGCCGATCGGCATCCTGGTCGCCGTGCTCTCCCCCTTGTTCATCAACGAGTCGGAGCGCCACCCGGGACGGTTCGACATCACCGGCGCGCTCACCTCGACGGCCGGTATGGCCTCCCTGGTGTACGGGTTCATCCGCGCCGCCGACGACGGCTGGCGGAACGGGCTCACCCTCGCGGCGTTCGGCGCGGCCGTCGTGCTGCTCACGGCGTTCGTCCTCATCGAGCGGCGTGCGCGCGAACCGATCACGCCGCTGCGGATGTTCGCCGACCGCAACCGCTCCGGCACGTACCTGATCATGATGAGCCTGTCCGCTGCGATGTTCGGAATGTTCTTCTTCATCGTGCTCTTCGTGCAGAACGTCCTGGACTACGACCCGATCGAGTCCGGCCTGGCCTTCCTGCCGGTGACGGTGATGGTCGTGACAGCGGCCGGGATCTCGTCGAAACTGCTGCCCGTGTTCGGCCCGAAGCCCTTCCTGACCGGAGCCACGGTGTTCACCGGGTCGGGCATGGCCTGGCTGACCGCGATCGACCCGGGGAGCACCTATCTCGGCGGCGTGCTCGGGCCGATGCTGCTCTTCGGCTTCGGCATGGGCCTGGTGTTCGTGACCGTGACGCTTACCGCGGTGTCCGGGGTGGCCCAGCACGAGTCGGGGGCAGCCTCCAGCCTGCTCAACGCCGCACAGATGGTGGGCGGCTCCCTGGGGCTTTCGATTCTGATGACGGTCTTCGGCACCGCCGGCCGCGACGAGGCCGAACGGCAGCTGCCGTCCTTCCTTGCCAAGGCGACTCCCGCGCAGCAGGCGGCCTTCGCCAAGACGCACGAGCTGCCTCCGCCGTGGGGCCACCGGGTGCTCGCGGAGGGCATCGCCACCTCGTTCTGGGCCGGCGTGGGGCTGGTGGGCCTCGCCTTCCTCATGGCGCTGTTCGTCATCAAGGTCCGCAAGAGCGACCTGGAGGCCCTCAGCGGCGCGGCGGGCACGCCGGGACACGGCGCCGTCTGA
- a CDS encoding TetR/AcrR family transcriptional regulator, translated as MVTSRWTAAPDARPPLLRRRGPVLERAILEAALEQLSTVGWNGLTMEGVAAGAQTGKAAVYRRWPSKEDLVADALRAGLPGFDEAPDRGSVREDLYQLCRQLRDTMFSRPGFALRSVLYECDSAAAERFQSLILRQVVEPSVQLVKAVVDRGIARGEVRPDAAADLVFDVIPGLMMYRSKVCGSEWPDEDLARMIDHVMMPLLRPCGG; from the coding sequence ATGGTTACTTCGCGCTGGACCGCCGCTCCGGACGCGCGACCGCCCCTGCTGCGCCGCCGTGGACCCGTGCTCGAACGGGCCATCCTGGAAGCGGCCCTGGAACAGCTGAGCACCGTCGGCTGGAACGGCCTCACCATGGAGGGCGTCGCGGCCGGCGCACAGACCGGCAAGGCCGCCGTGTACCGCCGCTGGCCGTCCAAGGAGGACCTGGTCGCCGACGCCCTGCGGGCCGGGCTGCCCGGCTTCGACGAGGCACCCGACCGCGGCAGCGTGCGCGAGGACCTCTACCAGCTGTGCCGGCAGTTGCGCGACACGATGTTCTCGAGACCCGGATTCGCACTGCGCTCAGTCCTTTACGAATGCGACAGTGCGGCCGCCGAACGCTTCCAGAGCCTGATCCTGCGGCAGGTGGTCGAACCCTCCGTGCAACTCGTCAAGGCGGTCGTGGACCGTGGGATCGCACGCGGAGAAGTACGTCCCGACGCCGCTGCCGACCTGGTTTTCGATGTGATTCCGGGCCTCATGATGTACCGGTCGAAGGTGTGCGGCAGTGAATGGCCGGACGAAGACCTCGCCAGGATGATCGATCACGTCATGATGCCCCTGCTGCGCCCCTGCGGCGGCTGA
- a CDS encoding ribonuclease HII: protein MPYEPPTHTVERSIRATTGARIIAGVDEVGRGAWAGPVTVCAAVTGLRRPPAGLTDSKLITPKRRTELAGQLEEWVTAHALGHASPEEIDGMGMTAALRLAAERALEGLPVRPDAVILDGKHDYLGEPWQVRTVIKGDRSCVVVAAASVIAKVRRDAMMAELGEEYAAFDFAANAGYPSPAHKAALEQWGPTPHHRLSWSYLDALPQWRHLKKVRISAEAAALESGGQLGFDF, encoded by the coding sequence ATGCCGTACGAACCACCCACCCACACCGTTGAGCGCTCGATACGCGCCACCACCGGAGCCCGAATCATCGCCGGTGTCGACGAGGTCGGGCGAGGAGCGTGGGCCGGTCCTGTCACGGTGTGCGCGGCCGTCACCGGGCTGCGCCGGCCCCCCGCCGGGCTGACCGACTCCAAACTGATCACTCCGAAGCGCCGTACGGAGCTGGCCGGACAGTTGGAGGAGTGGGTCACCGCGCACGCGCTCGGCCATGCCTCCCCGGAAGAGATCGACGGTATGGGGATGACCGCGGCCCTGCGGCTCGCGGCCGAGCGGGCGCTGGAGGGGCTGCCGGTACGCCCCGACGCGGTGATCCTCGACGGCAAGCACGACTACCTCGGCGAACCCTGGCAGGTCCGTACGGTCATCAAGGGTGACCGATCCTGCGTCGTGGTCGCCGCCGCCTCGGTCATCGCCAAGGTGCGGCGCGACGCGATGATGGCCGAACTGGGCGAGGAATACGCCGCGTTCGACTTCGCCGCCAACGCCGGCTACCCGTCGCCGGCGCACAAGGCGGCGCTGGAGCAGTGGGGGCCGACCCCCCACCACCGGCTCTCCTGGTCCTATCTGGACGCGCTGCCCCAGTGGCGGCACCTCAAGAAGGTTCGCATCTCAGCGGAGGCGGCAGCACTGGAAAGCGGGGGCCAGCTCGGCTTCGACTTCTGA
- a CDS encoding RecQ family ATP-dependent DNA helicase has product MSNTGDAANADLRASADSVLARLVGDESGTARLREDQWRAIEALVAEKRRALVVQRTGWGKSAVYFVATSLLRERGSGPTVIVSPLLALMRNQVEAAARAGIHARTINSSNTEEWETVQAEVAAGAVDVLLVSPERLNNPDFRDEVLPRLAAATGLLVVDEAHCISDWGHDFRPDYRRLRTMLAELPAGVPVLATTATANARVTADVAEQLGTGAGSDALVLRGPLDRESLSLSVLRLPDAAHRLAWLADHLGELPGSGIIYTLTVAAAEEVTTYLRQCGHTVASYTGRTENAERQQAEEDLLANRVKALVATSALGMGFDKPDLGFVVHLGSPSSPIAYYQQVGRAGRGVEHAEVLLLPGREDEAIWQYFASVAFPPEEQVRRTLDALDRAGRPLSLPALEPLVELRRTRLETMLKVLDVDGAVRRVRGGWTGTGQPWVYDTERYAWVAKQREAEQQAMRDYATTSGCRMEFLRRQLDDEAAAPCGRCDNCAGARFTPDVSQAALDAALGELGRPGVEVEPRKMWPTGLAAVGLDLKGRIPQGEQAFAGRALGRLSDIGWGNRLRPMLSPQASDGPVPDDVVSAVVSVLADWAKGPGGWASGQPDAPARPVGVVTVASRSRPALVGSLGARIAEVGRMPLLGAVEYAPGAAGERLSQSNSAQRVRGLHQALVIPPGLAAALAGADGPVLLVDDFADTGWTLAVSARLLRRAGAAGVFPLVLAVQG; this is encoded by the coding sequence ATGAGCAATACAGGCGACGCAGCCAACGCAGATCTCCGGGCTTCGGCCGATTCCGTACTCGCCCGCCTCGTCGGGGACGAGTCGGGCACCGCCCGGCTGCGCGAGGACCAGTGGCGCGCCATCGAGGCGCTGGTCGCCGAGAAACGCAGAGCGCTGGTCGTGCAGCGCACCGGATGGGGCAAGTCCGCGGTGTACTTCGTCGCGACCTCGCTGCTGCGCGAGCGGGGCAGCGGCCCCACGGTCATCGTCTCCCCGTTGCTCGCGCTCATGCGCAACCAGGTGGAGGCTGCGGCCCGGGCCGGCATTCACGCCCGCACCATCAACTCGTCCAACACCGAGGAGTGGGAGACGGTCCAGGCCGAGGTGGCGGCGGGCGCGGTGGACGTGCTGCTGGTCAGTCCCGAGCGGCTGAACAACCCTGACTTCCGCGACGAGGTGCTCCCCCGGCTGGCCGCCGCGACGGGGCTGCTGGTGGTCGACGAGGCCCACTGCATCTCCGACTGGGGCCATGACTTTCGTCCGGACTACCGCCGGCTGCGCACCATGCTGGCCGAGCTGCCGGCCGGGGTTCCGGTGCTCGCCACGACGGCCACAGCCAACGCCCGGGTGACCGCCGATGTCGCGGAACAGCTCGGCACAGGCGCGGGTTCGGACGCGCTCGTGCTGCGCGGCCCGCTGGACCGGGAGAGCCTCAGCCTGAGCGTGCTGCGGCTGCCGGACGCCGCGCACCGGCTGGCCTGGCTCGCGGACCATCTCGGCGAGCTGCCCGGCTCCGGGATCATCTACACCCTCACGGTCGCGGCGGCCGAGGAGGTGACGACGTATCTGCGTCAGTGCGGCCACACCGTCGCTTCGTACACCGGCAGGACCGAGAACGCCGAACGGCAGCAGGCGGAGGAGGACCTTCTGGCCAACAGGGTCAAGGCCCTCGTGGCCACGTCGGCGCTCGGCATGGGCTTCGACAAGCCGGACCTCGGCTTTGTGGTGCATCTGGGCTCCCCTTCCTCGCCCATCGCCTACTACCAGCAGGTGGGCCGGGCGGGCCGCGGCGTGGAGCACGCCGAGGTGCTGCTGCTGCCGGGCAGGGAGGACGAGGCGATCTGGCAGTACTTCGCCTCGGTGGCCTTCCCGCCCGAGGAACAGGTGCGCCGCACCCTGGACGCGCTGGACCGGGCCGGCCGGCCGCTCTCCCTGCCCGCCCTGGAGCCCCTGGTCGAACTGCGGCGCACCAGGCTGGAAACCATGCTGAAGGTCCTCGACGTGGACGGCGCGGTCCGGCGGGTGCGCGGCGGCTGGACCGGCACCGGACAGCCCTGGGTGTACGACACGGAGCGGTACGCCTGGGTGGCCAAGCAGCGCGAGGCCGAGCAGCAGGCCATGCGCGACTACGCGACGACGTCGGGCTGCCGGATGGAGTTCCTGCGCCGGCAACTCGACGACGAGGCGGCCGCACCGTGCGGACGCTGCGACAACTGCGCGGGAGCGCGGTTCACCCCGGACGTCTCGCAGGCCGCTCTGGACGCGGCGCTCGGTGAACTCGGCAGGCCGGGCGTCGAGGTGGAGCCCCGCAAGATGTGGCCGACCGGACTGGCCGCGGTGGGCCTGGACCTCAAGGGACGCATCCCGCAAGGGGAACAGGCCTTCGCCGGGCGGGCACTGGGCCGGCTCTCGGACATCGGCTGGGGTAACAGGCTCCGCCCGATGCTGTCCCCGCAGGCCTCCGACGGACCGGTACCGGACGATGTGGTGAGCGCGGTGGTGAGCGTGCTGGCCGACTGGGCCAAGGGGCCCGGCGGCTGGGCGTCGGGGCAGCCGGACGCCCCCGCGCGGCCGGTCGGTGTGGTGACGGTGGCCTCTCGCTCCCGGCCCGCGCTGGTCGGGTCGCTGGGTGCCCGTATCGCCGAGGTGGGACGTATGCCGCTGCTGGGGGCGGTGGAGTACGCGCCGGGGGCAGCAGGTGAGCGGCTCTCGCAGAGCAACAGCGCCCAGCGGGTGCGGGGTCTGCACCAGGCACTCGTCATACCGCCCGGGCTGGCCGCGGCGCTGGCCGGTGCGGATGGTCCGGTACTTCTCGTCGACGACTTCGCGGACACCGGCTGGACGCTCGCCGTGTCGGCCCGGTTGCTTCGCCGGGCGGGAGCAGCGGGCGTATTTCCGCTGGTCCTTGCAGTTCAAGGGTGA
- a CDS encoding DUF4192 domain-containing protein: protein MNQHHESTGAASAGTQITLRGPAELADALPYVLGFHPSDSIVMIALHGTRGRFGGRLRLGIPSEPEEWPAVAEQLAECLVMGSERRGRRPDGILVFLCQDPADGETGGQVMERLRTLAQRLRTACGGLEVPVLEALCISSGRYWSYCCPDTRCCPPEGNTLAMPGTSVMAAAATYAGLRVSGTLREMEARLTPWPAPRAAPQERALDAAGASLLPRLLSDAEHEQVGAETLELAGRLMRRLAETPPAPGRGDPDAVDDELIAHDEAAAVILGLQDRRTRDRAAEWMEGPEASAALRLWRLLSRRCVGPYGEHAAAPLTLAGWVAWSTGDEPAARVALGMALRADPGYHFAQLLHQACNEGIDPEALRRCLRQERGKRTRSKGGAASRRARVRRKPPRPSAAAPGCSPPAARPGAAEPRGRTRGRGVRHGRQGG, encoded by the coding sequence ATGAACCAGCACCACGAATCCACCGGCGCCGCGTCCGCCGGGACGCAGATCACCCTGCGGGGTCCGGCAGAGCTTGCCGACGCGCTGCCCTACGTCCTGGGCTTCCACCCCAGCGACTCCATCGTCATGATCGCACTGCACGGCACCAGAGGCCGTTTCGGAGGCCGGCTCAGACTCGGTATCCCCAGCGAGCCGGAGGAATGGCCGGCCGTCGCCGAGCAGCTCGCGGAGTGCCTGGTGATGGGGAGCGAGCGGCGCGGTCGGCGGCCCGACGGCATCCTCGTCTTCCTCTGCCAGGATCCGGCGGACGGGGAGACGGGCGGCCAGGTGATGGAGCGGCTCCGGACGCTGGCCCAGCGGCTGCGCACCGCGTGCGGCGGCCTCGAGGTGCCCGTGCTGGAAGCGCTGTGCATTTCGTCCGGGCGCTACTGGTCGTACTGCTGCCCTGATACGCGCTGCTGCCCGCCCGAGGGCAACACCCTGGCCATGCCCGGCACATCGGTGATGGCCGCGGCCGCGACCTACGCCGGCCTGCGTGTGAGCGGAACACTGCGGGAGATGGAGGCACGCCTCACCCCGTGGCCGGCACCGCGGGCGGCGCCGCAGGAGCGGGCACTCGACGCGGCCGGAGCGTCACTCCTGCCGCGCCTCCTCAGCGATGCGGAGCACGAGCAGGTGGGAGCCGAGACCCTCGAACTGGCCGGGCGCCTGATGCGGAGGCTCGCCGAGACCCCGCCGGCGCCCGGCAGAGGTGATCCGGACGCCGTCGACGACGAACTGATCGCTCACGACGAGGCCGCCGCCGTGATCCTCGGACTTCAGGACCGCAGGACCCGTGACCGGGCGGCGGAATGGATGGAGGGCCCGGAGGCCTCGGCCGCGCTGCGGCTGTGGCGGCTGCTGTCCCGCCGCTGCGTCGGCCCGTACGGCGAGCATGCCGCGGCGCCGCTCACCCTCGCCGGCTGGGTCGCATGGTCGACCGGTGACGAGCCGGCGGCGCGGGTCGCCCTCGGGATGGCCCTGCGAGCCGACCCCGGCTATCACTTCGCGCAACTTCTGCACCAGGCGTGCAATGAGGGGATCGACCCGGAGGCACTGCGTCGCTGCCTGCGGCAGGAGCGAGGGAAGCGGACGCGGTCGAAGGGAGGGGCGGCGTCGCGCCGCGCCCGGGTCCGCCGCAAGCCGCCCCGTCCCTCGGCCGCCGCCCCGGGCTGCTCGCCACCGGCCGCCCGTCCCGGCGCCGCCGAACCGCGCGGCCGCACGCGCGGTCGTGGCGTTCGGCACGGCAGGCAGGGCGGGTGA
- a CDS encoding NUDIX hydrolase gives MSPYDPSAFPPFAVTVDLVVLTVRRHALCALVVRRGEPPFQGRWALPGGFVRADEDLAAAAARELMEETGLCAHDPASPAVGNGAHLEQLATYGDPERDPRMRVVSVAHLVLAPDLPAPRAGGDAHSARWAPVQELIDQETGSGLEGEQSAPLAFDHARILADGVERARSKIEYSSLATAFCPPEFTVGELRRVYEAVWGVALDPRNFHRKVTGTPGFLVPAGGTTTRQGGRPAQLFRAGGATLLNPPMLRPEV, from the coding sequence ATGTCGCCCTACGACCCATCGGCCTTTCCGCCCTTCGCTGTCACTGTCGATCTGGTCGTGCTCACCGTGCGGCGCCATGCGCTCTGTGCGCTGGTCGTACGCCGCGGGGAGCCGCCGTTCCAGGGCCGGTGGGCGCTGCCCGGCGGATTCGTCCGGGCCGACGAGGATCTCGCGGCGGCGGCAGCACGGGAGCTCATGGAGGAGACCGGGCTGTGCGCGCACGACCCCGCGTCACCCGCGGTCGGCAACGGCGCCCATCTCGAACAGCTCGCCACCTACGGCGATCCCGAGCGAGACCCCCGTATGAGGGTCGTTAGCGTGGCACATCTGGTGCTCGCCCCCGATCTGCCCGCGCCCCGGGCGGGCGGTGACGCGCACAGTGCCCGCTGGGCGCCGGTCCAGGAGCTGATCGACCAGGAGACGGGTTCCGGCCTGGAGGGCGAGCAGTCCGCCCCGCTCGCCTTCGACCACGCGCGGATCCTCGCGGACGGCGTGGAGCGGGCCCGATCCAAGATCGAGTACTCCTCGCTCGCCACCGCGTTCTGCCCGCCCGAGTTCACGGTCGGCGAGCTGCGCCGGGTGTACGAGGCGGTCTGGGGGGTGGCCCTGGACCCGCGGAACTTCCATCGCAAGGTGACGGGTACGCCGGGGTTCCTGGTTCCCGCGGGCGGTACGACGACCCGGCAGGGAGGCAGGCCCGCCCAGTTGTTCAGGGCGGGCGGCGCGACCTTGCTCAACCCGCCGATGCTGCGCCCGGAAGTCTGA
- a CDS encoding ATP-binding cassette domain-containing protein has protein sequence MLQAIGLTSAPRRFLPPTVDDLSFEARPGCVTALLGAPGSGKTTTLRLMLELETGRGVTYFRGRPLHQVAHPAREVGALLGDVPGHPARTVRNQLRMLCAAVGVPVSRADAMLERVGLAGVRDERLGTLPLGMDRRLGLACALLGDPHTLLLDEPARRLSPRESGWLYELLRSHAEQGGTVLCTVSDAKEAARTADHVIAIDGGRLVADQGAADFTRTRLRPCVAVRTPHAARLAALLSREARTGRRSMEVVAESGSRLYIYGSSCGEIGEAAFRHGVLLHQLADEIPDLSPPRRLGDPRPAPGPEVDRADAARPDAPAAAATDGASLDAGPHGFVDADPEAAACGPAEVLTGTGQPAPGTGTAVPAQTGGDGAPGSGESAAGAPYDGDAGLDAPEGAGAADTTPDAERRAARVRAVDGAGTGVPVGDGRHTGSPVRGGVKASGVSPMIRRRTLHGPLRPYRYELHRLLGVRTTGLIVAAVLVGSAVIAVLLARDARTVLPGLLAAWPGWLPLPPAALGAGLLGALAFGEEFRYPALGVDRGTVPRRLGLLLAKLVVAAGAALLLGALTVAADWELIRLLYGADLAHLPADLASKAASWAGLTVGCAWAGLLGAAVFRATTAGVAAVLAVPVVVAPLVREVLEAPLAPSALALAARLRGLAWVRWPQEADRWLAAAVRLVAQPVGAALVLSLLALLCAYLVIILRAKARW, from the coding sequence ATGCTCCAGGCCATCGGACTCACCAGTGCCCCCCGCCGGTTCCTGCCGCCCACCGTGGACGATCTGAGCTTCGAGGCCCGGCCCGGCTGTGTCACGGCTCTCCTCGGCGCCCCGGGATCCGGCAAGACCACAACCCTCCGACTGATGCTCGAACTCGAAACGGGCCGCGGGGTCACCTACTTCCGCGGACGTCCGCTCCACCAGGTCGCCCACCCGGCCCGTGAGGTGGGTGCCCTCCTCGGGGACGTACCGGGCCACCCGGCCCGTACCGTCCGCAACCAGCTCCGCATGCTCTGCGCCGCGGTGGGAGTGCCGGTCTCCCGCGCCGATGCCATGCTCGAACGCGTGGGCCTCGCCGGTGTCCGCGACGAGCGCCTCGGCACGCTCCCACTCGGCATGGACCGCCGACTCGGCCTCGCCTGCGCACTGTTGGGCGACCCGCACACCCTGCTCCTCGACGAACCGGCCCGGCGTCTCTCGCCGCGCGAGAGCGGCTGGCTGTACGAGCTGCTGCGCAGCCACGCGGAGCAAGGGGGCACGGTCCTGTGCACCGTCAGCGACGCCAAGGAGGCCGCCCGCACCGCCGACCATGTCATCGCCATCGACGGCGGCCGGCTCGTCGCGGACCAGGGCGCAGCCGACTTCACCCGCACCCGGCTGCGTCCCTGCGTAGCGGTCCGAACTCCGCACGCCGCCCGACTCGCCGCCCTTCTCAGCAGGGAGGCCCGCACCGGCCGGCGCTCCATGGAGGTGGTCGCCGAGAGCGGCAGCCGTCTGTACATCTACGGAAGCAGCTGCGGGGAGATCGGCGAGGCGGCCTTCCGCCATGGCGTCCTGCTCCACCAACTCGCCGACGAGATCCCTGACCTCAGTCCGCCCCGGCGCCTCGGCGATCCCCGGCCCGCACCTGGCCCGGAGGTCGACCGTGCCGACGCTGCCCGTCCCGATGCCCCGGCTGCCGCCGCCACTGACGGCGCCTCACTCGATGCCGGGCCTCACGGATTCGTCGACGCCGACCCAGAGGCCGCGGCCTGCGGTCCCGCCGAAGTCCTGACCGGCACCGGGCAACCCGCGCCGGGCACCGGCACGGCCGTCCCGGCCCAAACAGGCGGCGACGGCGCCCCCGGTTCAGGGGAATCCGCGGCCGGGGCCCCATACGACGGCGACGCCGGCCTTGACGCACCGGAGGGCGCCGGTGCCGCTGACACCACGCCCGATGCCGAGCGCCGTGCCGCCCGCGTCCGCGCCGTGGACGGCGCCGGGACGGGCGTCCCGGTGGGAGATGGCCGTCATACCGGCTCACCGGTGCGGGGCGGAGTGAAGGCCTCCGGCGTGAGCCCCATGATCAGGCGGCGCACGCTTCACGGGCCGTTGCGGCCGTACCGGTACGAGCTGCACCGACTGCTCGGTGTCCGGACGACCGGTCTGATCGTGGCCGCTGTGCTGGTCGGGTCCGCCGTCATCGCCGTGCTGCTCGCGCGCGACGCGCGCACCGTGCTGCCGGGCCTGCTGGCGGCGTGGCCCGGCTGGCTTCCGCTGCCGCCCGCCGCTCTGGGGGCCGGGCTGCTCGGTGCCCTCGCCTTCGGCGAGGAGTTCCGCTATCCCGCGCTCGGCGTCGACCGGGGCACCGTGCCGCGCCGGCTCGGCCTGTTGCTCGCCAAGCTCGTGGTGGCCGCCGGGGCGGCCCTGCTGCTCGGCGCGCTCACCGTTGCGGCGGACTGGGAGCTCATTCGGCTGCTGTACGGAGCCGACTTGGCGCACCTCCCGGCGGACTTGGCGTCAAAGGCGGCGAGTTGGGCCGGCCTCACCGTGGGCTGCGCCTGGGCGGGACTGCTCGGCGCCGCGGTGTTCCGGGCCACGACCGCCGGTGTGGCCGCCGTGCTGGCCGTACCGGTCGTCGTCGCCCCACTGGTGCGCGAGGTACTGGAAGCGCCCCTGGCCCCTTCCGCCCTTGCCCTCGCGGCCAGGCTGCGAGGGCTGGCCTGGGTGCGGTGGCCGCAGGAGGCGGACCGCTGGCTGGCGGCCGCCGTACGGCTCGTCGCCCAGCCCGTGGGTGCGGCCCTGGTGCTGTCGCTCCTGGCCCTGCTCTGCGCGTATCTGGTCATCATCCTTCGCGCCAAAGCGCGTTGGTGA
- a CDS encoding FadR/GntR family transcriptional regulator — MSTLAHTMMTTARPAETGLVGPGELDRYPYAEAPGADRVGAPSWEGADTELGRVGGRRAAGSRGRGLHGQLVQQLGQMIVSGDLGADRPLVPEEIGQRFEVSRTVVRESLRVLEAKGLVSARPNVGTRVRPVSDWNLLDPDIIEWRAFGPQREDQRRELSELRWTIEPLAARLAAGHGREDVQQRLSDMVGIMSHALTQGDSVTFSRADAEFHALLIQVAGNRMLEHLSGIVSAALQVSGGPATGCERPTESALTHHSRIVDALASGDAAAAETAMRQLLTVHPEVERVVPAPREH, encoded by the coding sequence GTGAGTACCCTTGCGCACACCATGATGACCACCGCCCGCCCCGCAGAGACCGGACTCGTGGGCCCGGGCGAACTCGACCGCTATCCCTACGCGGAGGCGCCCGGCGCCGATCGCGTCGGAGCTCCCTCCTGGGAGGGCGCGGACACGGAACTGGGCCGGGTTGGCGGCCGGCGCGCGGCCGGCAGTCGCGGCCGCGGCCTGCACGGCCAACTCGTCCAGCAGCTCGGCCAGATGATCGTCTCCGGCGATCTGGGCGCCGACCGTCCGCTCGTCCCCGAGGAGATCGGTCAGCGCTTCGAGGTCTCCCGCACCGTCGTACGGGAGTCGCTGCGCGTCCTGGAGGCCAAGGGCCTCGTCAGCGCCCGGCCCAATGTGGGCACCCGGGTCCGTCCGGTGAGCGACTGGAATCTGCTGGACCCGGACATCATCGAGTGGCGGGCCTTCGGCCCGCAGCGCGAGGACCAGCGGCGCGAGCTGAGCGAGCTGCGCTGGACGATCGAACCCCTCGCCGCCCGCCTCGCGGCGGGACACGGACGCGAGGACGTGCAGCAGCGGCTGTCCGACATGGTCGGAATCATGAGTCACGCCCTCACCCAGGGTGACTCCGTCACCTTCTCCCGGGCCGACGCCGAGTTCCACGCCCTCCTCATCCAGGTCGCGGGCAACCGCATGCTCGAGCACCTCTCGGGAATCGTCTCCGCCGCTCTCCAGGTGTCCGGCGGCCCGGCCACCGGCTGTGAGCGCCCCACCGAGTCCGCTCTCACCCACCACTCCCGGATCGTCGATGCCCTCGCTTCGGGTGATGCCGCCGCCGCCGAGACGGCCATGCGCCAACTGCTCACCGTTCACCCCGAGGTGGAGCGTGTCGTCCCGGCCCCCCGGGAGCACTGA